In a genomic window of Nodosilinea sp. E11:
- a CDS encoding bifunctional (p)ppGpp synthetase/guanosine-3',5'-bis(diphosphate) 3'-pyrophosphohydrolase — protein sequence MTATVHPPLPDDCTLPGWLETCVLTHHDDSQDDAAQDPEDKSNNLLVCQAFEFAYTLHKGQYRASGEPYICHPIAVAGLLRDLGGDSAMIASGFLHDIVEDTDITPEELENHFGDEVRQLVEGVTKLSKFNFESKTERQAENFRRMFLAMAQDIRVIVVKLADRLHNMRTLEHLSDEKRRRIARETMEIFAPLANRLGIGRFKWELEDLSFKYLEPDAYRQMQRHITEKRADREARLVQVAETLRQRMHQAEIQVVDVNSRPKHLYGIYRKMQRQQKDFTEIYDIAAIRLIVGTNEDCYRALAIVHDAFRPIPGRFKDYIGLPKPNRYQSLHTVVIGPKGKPIEVQIRTLEMHHIAEYGIAAHWKYKETGSSVNTRINADDEKFTWLRQLLEWQNDLKDAKEFLENVKGNLFDEDVYVFTPDGDVVPLSRGATSVDFAYRIHTEVGNHCAGARVNGRIVTLDTPLENGDIVEIITQKNSHPSLDWLNFVVTPSARNRIRQWYKRSHRDENIARGRDMLEKELGRSGFDALLKSEPAQMAAERCNYQSVDDFLAGLGYGEVTLNLFVNRLREAVKTKQPLEVLSPEASLQGSNQFLAGAVTSPHRHRPAPSKDPILGIEGLVHHIAGCCNPLPGEPIMGSVSLGSRGIAIHRQGCPNLVDIPGDRIIPVSWNQGDHNGTRQTYPVEVRIEVIDRVGVLKDILSHLSDLQINVHKAQVKTFPGQTAEIDLGLDVKDHAHLDQTFGQIRKMADVLKIRRMGQVS from the coding sequence ATGACTGCAACAGTTCATCCCCCCCTACCCGATGACTGCACCCTCCCCGGTTGGCTCGAAACCTGCGTGCTGACCCATCACGATGACAGTCAAGACGACGCGGCCCAAGACCCAGAAGACAAGTCAAACAACCTGTTAGTGTGCCAGGCCTTTGAGTTTGCCTACACCCTGCATAAGGGGCAGTATCGGGCCTCGGGAGAACCCTACATCTGTCATCCGATCGCCGTGGCTGGGTTGCTGCGCGATCTTGGGGGCGACAGCGCCATGATTGCTTCGGGTTTTCTCCACGACATTGTTGAAGACACCGACATCACCCCCGAAGAACTGGAAAATCACTTTGGCGATGAGGTACGGCAGCTGGTGGAGGGGGTGACCAAGCTGTCGAAGTTTAACTTTGAGAGTAAAACTGAGCGTCAGGCCGAAAACTTTCGCCGCATGTTCTTGGCGATGGCCCAAGACATTCGCGTGATTGTGGTGAAACTGGCCGATCGCCTCCACAACATGCGCACCCTAGAGCATCTCAGCGACGAAAAGCGCCGCCGCATTGCCCGCGAAACGATGGAGATCTTTGCGCCCCTGGCCAACCGCCTGGGGATTGGGCGGTTTAAGTGGGAACTGGAAGATCTTTCCTTCAAATATTTAGAGCCCGACGCCTACCGCCAGATGCAGCGGCACATTACCGAGAAGCGGGCTGATCGCGAGGCGAGGCTGGTGCAGGTGGCCGAAACCCTGCGCCAGCGCATGCACCAGGCCGAGATTCAGGTGGTAGACGTAAACAGCCGTCCTAAGCACCTGTACGGTATCTACCGCAAAATGCAGCGGCAGCAGAAAGATTTCACTGAGATCTATGACATCGCGGCCATTAGGCTGATAGTTGGCACCAACGAAGACTGCTACCGCGCCCTGGCTATCGTTCATGATGCCTTTCGCCCCATCCCCGGTCGGTTTAAAGATTACATTGGTCTGCCCAAGCCTAACCGCTACCAGTCGCTGCATACGGTAGTCATTGGTCCCAAGGGCAAACCGATCGAAGTGCAGATTCGCACCCTAGAGATGCACCACATCGCCGAGTATGGCATCGCCGCCCACTGGAAATACAAGGAAACTGGCTCGTCGGTCAACACCCGCATCAACGCCGACGACGAAAAGTTTACCTGGCTGCGGCAGCTGCTGGAGTGGCAAAACGATCTCAAAGACGCTAAAGAATTTCTCGAAAACGTCAAGGGAAACCTGTTTGACGAAGATGTCTACGTCTTTACTCCCGACGGCGATGTGGTGCCTCTCAGTCGGGGGGCAACGTCGGTCGACTTTGCCTACCGTATTCACACCGAGGTGGGCAACCACTGTGCCGGGGCTAGGGTGAATGGCCGCATCGTCACCCTAGACACGCCGCTCGAAAATGGTGACATCGTTGAGATCATTACCCAAAAGAACAGCCACCCCAGCCTCGACTGGCTGAATTTTGTTGTCACCCCTAGCGCCCGCAACCGCATTCGCCAGTGGTATAAGCGATCGCACCGGGACGAAAATATTGCCCGAGGCCGCGACATGCTCGAAAAAGAGCTGGGTCGCAGCGGCTTTGACGCCCTGCTCAAGTCAGAACCGGCTCAGATGGCTGCCGAGCGCTGCAACTACCAGAGTGTTGACGACTTTTTGGCGGGGCTGGGCTATGGCGAGGTGACGCTAAACTTGTTTGTTAACCGTTTGCGAGAGGCGGTCAAGACGAAACAGCCGCTGGAGGTGCTCTCGCCCGAGGCGTCGCTGCAAGGTTCTAACCAGTTTTTGGCGGGGGCGGTGACCAGCCCCCATCGCCATCGGCCAGCCCCCTCAAAAGATCCAATCTTGGGTATTGAGGGGCTAGTGCACCACATTGCGGGCTGTTGTAATCCGCTGCCGGGCGAGCCGATTATGGGCAGTGTGTCCCTCGGTAGCCGGGGCATTGCTATCCACCGCCAGGGGTGTCCCAACCTGGTCGATATACCGGGCGATCGCATCATTCCAGTCAGTTGGAACCAGGGCGATCACAATGGTACTCGCCAGACCTACCCGGTGGAGGTGCGCATTGAGGTGATCGATCGCGTGGGCGTGCTCAAAGATATCTTGTCGCATCTGTCAGACCTGCAAATCAACGTCCACAAGGCTCAAGTCAAAACCTTCCCCGGCCAAACCGCCGAGATCGACCTGGGGCTAGACGTGAAAGACCATGCTCACCTCGACCAAACCTTTGGGCAAATTCGCAAAATGGCCGACGTGCTCAAAATTCGACGCATGGGTCAGGTGAGTTAG
- the patD gene encoding heterocyst frequency control protein PatD, with the protein MKHALATLRSHLQALETMAQATHPDRAGLQQQFLLAQQHFQHQILPLGDQTPSAQPIITEINRTLRLLAMDVAFLQTARQSITTQQRQRQLGDKLAQLLGFCAALAPVLNPGAIEE; encoded by the coding sequence ATGAAGCATGCCCTAGCCACCCTGCGATCGCATCTCCAAGCCTTAGAAACTATGGCCCAGGCAACCCATCCTGACAGGGCTGGGCTACAGCAGCAGTTTTTGTTAGCCCAGCAGCATTTTCAGCACCAAATTTTGCCCTTGGGTGACCAAACACCTAGCGCTCAGCCGATCATCACTGAAATCAACCGCACCCTGCGGCTATTGGCCATGGATGTAGCCTTTTTGCAAACGGCCCGCCAGTCTATTACTACCCAACAGCGCCAGCGCCAGCTGGGCGACAAGCTAGCCCAGCTGTTGGGGTTTTGTGCCGCATTAGCCCCAGTGCTCAACCCAGGAGCGATTGAGGAATAG
- a CDS encoding zf-TFIIB domain-containing protein, whose product MYQCPKEGDVNLQDSQLAPGLPVKACPSCGGSWIPPEQYINWQRPQIDPDASPRVSVLPLSLNPPFQPAALDNRAALCPDCRSYLVRGRITLQQVSFYVERCPNCNGIWCDDGEWEMLQQLELHTHIEYIFSADWQGQVRELEHTEREKQATIDKLGPEIAHRVFELANLLEEHPNGDFGVAYLMRRVDQ is encoded by the coding sequence TTGTATCAATGTCCTAAAGAAGGTGATGTCAACCTTCAAGACAGCCAGCTAGCACCGGGACTACCGGTCAAAGCCTGTCCCAGCTGCGGCGGTAGCTGGATTCCACCAGAACAGTACATCAACTGGCAGCGTCCCCAGATTGATCCCGACGCCTCGCCTCGGGTCTCGGTGCTGCCCCTATCGCTCAATCCTCCCTTTCAGCCCGCCGCCCTCGACAACCGGGCGGCCCTGTGCCCCGACTGTCGGAGCTACCTGGTGCGGGGGCGCATTACCCTTCAGCAGGTGTCGTTCTATGTAGAGCGCTGCCCCAACTGCAACGGTATCTGGTGCGACGACGGCGAGTGGGAGATGTTGCAGCAGCTGGAGTTGCATACCCACATTGAGTATATTTTTTCGGCTGACTGGCAGGGCCAAGTGCGTGAACTAGAGCATACTGAACGGGAAAAACAGGCCACGATCGATAAGTTGGGGCCAGAAATTGCCCACCGCGTCTTTGAATTGGCCAATCTGCTAGAAGAGCACCCGAATGGGGATTTTGGCGTGGCGTATTTGATGCGGCGGGTTGATCAGTAG
- a CDS encoding ABC transporter ATP-binding protein → MPDALLALDSFSVTYPGQEERAVDRVSLNLSAGEKLGLVGESGCGKSTLGRAALRLLPKATELRGRVWFNGESVLDFSPQRLRRFRGEAIALVFQDPMTRLNPLMTIGDHCTETLRAHRPEVSAAAAKERAIAVLEAVNIQASRFGQYPHEFSGGMRQRVAIALAMILEPKLIVADEPTTSLDVTVSAQILDELTRLCDELGTALVLISHDLSLVAEYCDRVAVMYQGRMVEAGTAATVFQHPQDDYTRSLVNSALQMQQAEGLAYTARSPDPILRLTDVSQHYTLESNPIARLLGGQPAQVIKAVDGVSLDIFPGEVVGLVGESGCGKSTLSRTILQLVKPTAGQVKFEGTELTTLSREAMRQQRRQLQMVFQDPHACLNPMMTVGKSIADPLLIHGLATVAEAEKQTHDMLARVGLTPTADYFHRFPGDLSGGQQQRVAIARALITKPKLVICDEPVSMLDATVQTQVLELMIALKHEFDLTYLFITHDLWVARFMCDRIAVMQQGKIVELAETQTLFASPQHPYTQTLLQAAPLLTTQN, encoded by the coding sequence ATGCCCGACGCTCTACTTGCCCTCGACAGCTTCTCGGTCACCTACCCGGGCCAGGAGGAGCGCGCGGTAGACCGGGTATCGCTGAATCTATCTGCTGGGGAAAAGCTGGGGTTGGTGGGCGAGTCGGGCTGCGGCAAGAGCACCCTGGGGCGGGCGGCGCTGCGGTTGTTGCCCAAAGCCACGGAACTGCGGGGGCGGGTGTGGTTTAACGGTGAATCGGTGCTTGACTTCAGCCCCCAGCGGCTGCGACGGTTTCGGGGTGAGGCGATCGCCCTGGTGTTTCAAGACCCAATGACGCGGCTGAACCCGTTGATGACCATTGGCGATCACTGTACTGAAACCCTGCGAGCCCACCGCCCCGAGGTGTCGGCGGCAGCGGCTAAGGAACGGGCGATCGCGGTACTAGAAGCGGTCAATATTCAGGCTAGCCGATTTGGCCAATACCCCCACGAGTTTAGCGGCGGCATGCGTCAGCGGGTGGCGATCGCCCTGGCGATGATTTTAGAGCCCAAGCTGATTGTGGCCGACGAGCCGACCACCAGTCTCGATGTCACCGTGTCGGCCCAAATTCTCGATGAGCTGACCCGGCTGTGCGATGAGTTGGGCACCGCCCTGGTGCTGATCTCTCACGATCTATCGCTGGTGGCGGAGTACTGCGATCGCGTTGCCGTCATGTACCAGGGCCGGATGGTAGAAGCGGGCACCGCCGCTACGGTGTTTCAACACCCCCAGGATGACTACACGCGATCGTTAGTTAACTCAGCCCTACAAATGCAGCAGGCAGAAGGGCTAGCCTACACCGCCCGTTCCCCCGACCCTATTCTGCGCCTCACCGATGTCAGCCAGCACTACACCCTAGAGTCTAACCCCATTGCCCGGCTGCTAGGCGGTCAACCGGCCCAGGTGATCAAGGCTGTAGATGGTGTTTCCCTCGATATTTTTCCGGGCGAAGTGGTGGGGCTAGTGGGCGAGTCGGGCTGCGGCAAGAGCACCCTGTCGCGCACCATTTTGCAACTGGTCAAACCCACGGCGGGGCAGGTCAAGTTTGAGGGCACCGAACTCACCACCCTCTCTCGCGAAGCCATGCGGCAGCAGCGACGGCAGCTGCAAATGGTGTTCCAAGACCCTCATGCCTGCCTCAACCCAATGATGACTGTCGGCAAAAGCATCGCCGACCCGCTGCTGATCCACGGGCTGGCCACAGTGGCTGAAGCCGAAAAACAAACCCACGACATGCTGGCCCGCGTCGGCCTTACCCCCACCGCCGACTATTTTCACCGCTTTCCGGGCGATCTCTCGGGCGGGCAACAGCAGCGAGTGGCGATCGCCCGCGCCCTGATCACCAAGCCCAAGCTGGTGATCTGCGATGAGCCGGTTAGCATGCTCGACGCCACGGTGCAAACCCAAGTGCTTGAGCTGATGATCGCCCTCAAGCACGAGTTTGATCTTACCTACCTATTTATTACCCACGACCTATGGGTAGCGCGGTTTATGTGCGATCGCATTGCGGTCATGCAGCAGGGCAAAATTGTCGAACTGGCCGAAACTCAAACTCTGTTTGCCTCACCCCAACATCCCTATACTCAGACCCTCTTACAAGCAGCGCCCCTGCTAACCACTCAAAACTAG
- the glgX gene encoding glycogen debranching protein GlgX, which translates to MYVAVWPGDVYPLGAHWDHKGTNFALFSEHATAVELCLFDKDGTETRVPLTEVSNFVWHGYLPGIGPGQEYGYRVHGPYAPHEGHRFNPNKLLIDPYAKAISGEVGSGPEIFGYDWDSPDADLSFSDLDSMALMPKSVVVDETFDWEDDTLLRTPWHETVIYEVHVKGFTKQHPDIPKELRGTYAGMAHPVAIEHLQRLGVSAVELMPIHHYLSCPGHLVDKGLKNYWGYDSINFFAPFSGYSSSGGLGEQVKEFKEMVKALHQAGIEVILDVVYNHTGEGNHMGPTLSLRGIDNVSYYRLMEDDPRYYMDFTGCGNSLHMRSPQVLKLIMDSLRFWVGDMHVDGFRFDLASALARELYDVDRLSAFFDLIHQDPLLAGVKLIAEPWDVGMGGYQVGNFPVNWSEWNGKYRDTVRDFWRGQDETLGEFAYRLTGSPDLYFQMNGRQPNASINFITAHDGFTLNDLVSYNDKHNDANEENNQDGESNNSSWNCGIEGLTDEPEVLRLREQQRRNFLTTLMLSQGVPMLLGGDEMGRTQRGNNNAYCQDNVISWFDWHLPEGNEDLINFCRELIFFRRQHPVFRRRKWFQGQPIHGFGVTDISWQNPDGTEMTQDQWDIGYIKSIGVFLNGDKIPSPGKQGERISDNDFLMFFNAHYETIEFHLAELFQAHHWSVVIDTTEARFVSEERIVTGDKSIPVAARSLMVLQRLI; encoded by the coding sequence ATGTACGTTGCAGTTTGGCCCGGTGATGTCTATCCCCTTGGTGCCCATTGGGATCATAAGGGCACCAACTTTGCACTCTTCTCTGAACATGCAACGGCGGTTGAGCTTTGTCTCTTCGACAAAGACGGCACTGAAACCCGGGTGCCGCTTACCGAGGTGAGCAATTTTGTCTGGCACGGCTATCTACCCGGCATTGGCCCTGGTCAAGAGTATGGCTACCGGGTACATGGCCCCTACGCTCCCCACGAAGGGCACCGCTTCAACCCCAACAAACTGTTGATTGACCCCTACGCCAAAGCGATTTCGGGCGAGGTGGGCAGTGGGCCAGAGATCTTTGGCTACGACTGGGATAGCCCCGACGCAGACCTCTCTTTTTCTGACCTCGACAGTATGGCCCTGATGCCCAAGTCGGTTGTGGTCGACGAAACCTTTGACTGGGAAGACGATACTCTGCTGCGCACTCCCTGGCACGAGACCGTCATCTACGAAGTGCATGTCAAAGGGTTTACTAAACAGCACCCCGATATTCCCAAAGAATTGCGGGGTACCTACGCGGGCATGGCTCACCCGGTTGCGATCGAGCACCTGCAACGGCTGGGCGTTAGCGCTGTAGAGTTGATGCCGATTCACCACTATCTCTCTTGCCCTGGCCATCTGGTTGACAAGGGGCTGAAAAACTACTGGGGCTACGACTCGATTAACTTTTTTGCTCCCTTCTCGGGCTATAGCTCTAGCGGCGGGCTGGGGGAGCAGGTAAAAGAATTTAAGGAGATGGTGAAAGCCCTGCACCAGGCGGGTATCGAAGTGATTCTCGATGTGGTGTATAACCACACGGGTGAAGGCAATCACATGGGGCCAACCCTCTCGCTGCGGGGCATTGACAACGTCAGCTACTACCGTCTAATGGAAGATGACCCGCGCTACTACATGGACTTTACCGGCTGTGGCAACTCGTTGCACATGCGCAGCCCCCAGGTGCTAAAGCTGATTATGGATAGCCTGCGCTTTTGGGTGGGCGACATGCACGTGGATGGCTTTCGGTTTGACCTGGCCTCAGCCCTGGCGCGAGAACTGTACGACGTTGACCGGCTGTCGGCCTTCTTTGACCTGATCCATCAAGACCCCCTGCTGGCCGGGGTAAAGCTAATTGCTGAACCCTGGGATGTGGGCATGGGCGGCTACCAAGTGGGCAACTTTCCGGTCAACTGGTCGGAGTGGAACGGCAAATATCGCGATACCGTGCGCGATTTTTGGCGGGGGCAAGATGAAACCCTGGGTGAGTTTGCCTACCGCCTCACCGGCAGCCCCGATCTCTACTTTCAGATGAATGGACGGCAGCCCAACGCCAGCATTAATTTCATCACCGCCCACGACGGCTTTACCCTCAACGATCTGGTCAGCTACAACGACAAGCACAACGACGCTAATGAAGAAAATAACCAGGATGGGGAAAGCAATAATTCGTCCTGGAACTGTGGGATCGAAGGGCTGACCGATGAGCCTGAGGTGCTGCGACTGCGCGAGCAGCAGCGACGCAACTTTTTGACCACCCTAATGCTGTCTCAAGGGGTGCCGATGCTGCTGGGGGGCGACGAAATGGGCCGCACCCAGCGGGGTAACAACAACGCCTACTGCCAAGACAACGTGATTTCTTGGTTTGACTGGCACCTGCCCGAGGGCAACGAAGACCTAATTAATTTTTGCCGAGAGCTGATTTTCTTTCGGCGGCAGCACCCGGTATTTCGTCGGCGCAAGTGGTTTCAGGGGCAGCCCATCCACGGCTTTGGGGTAACCGATATTAGCTGGCAGAACCCCGATGGCACCGAGATGACCCAAGACCAGTGGGATATTGGCTACATCAAATCGATTGGCGTCTTTCTCAACGGCGACAAGATCCCTAGCCCCGGCAAGCAGGGAGAGCGGATTAGCGACAACGACTTTTTGATGTTTTTCAACGCCCACTACGAAACGATTGAGTTCCATCTGGCTGAGCTGTTTCAAGCCCACCATTGGTCGGTAGTGATCGACACCACCGAAGCTCGGTTTGTCAGTGAAGAGCGGATTGTTACCGGCGATAAGAGTATTCCGGTGGCGGCGCGATCGCTGATGGTCTTGCAGCGGTTGATTTAG
- the psaA gene encoding photosystem I core protein PsaA yields MTTTPREREAKAKVIVDRDPVPTSFEKWGKPGHFDRTLAKGPKTTTWIWNLHADAHDFDSHTSDLEDISRKIFSAHFGHLAVIFIWLSGMYFHGAKFSNFEAWMTNPTGIKPSAQVVWPIFGQEILNADVGGGFQGIQITSGLFQYWRAAGITNGFQLYVTAIGALVMAALMLFAGWFHYHKAAPKLEWFQNVESMMNHHLAGLLGLGCLSWAGHQIHVALPVNKMLDAGVAPQDIPLPHQFILNKSLMVDLYPSFAEGLKPFFTLNWGVYADFLTFKGGLNPVTGGLWLSDTAHHHLALAVLFIVAGHMYRTNWGIGHSMKEILEGHKGDPLLFGGKGHDGLYENLTTSWHAQLAVNLAILGSLTIIVAQHMYAMPPYPYLATDYPTQLSLFTHHMWIGGFLIVGAGAHAAIFMVRDYDPAVNMDNALDRMLRSRDAIISHLNWVCIFLGFHSFGLYIHNDTMRALGRPQDMFSDTAIKLQPVFAQWVQGLHSAAAGATAPNAMASVSPVFGGDVVAVAGKVAMMPMALGTADFMVHHIHAFTIHVTALILLKGVLYARSSRLVPDKGELGFRFPCDGPGRGGTCQVSAWDHVFLGLFWMYNSLSIVIFHFSWKMQSDIWGTVSPDGTVSHITGGNFAQSAITINGWLRDFLWAQASQVIGSYGSALSAYGLLFLGAHFVWAFSLMFLFSGRGYWQELIESIVWAHSKLKVAPAIQPRALSITQGRAVGVAHYLLGGIATTWAFFLARIIAVG; encoded by the coding sequence ATGACAACTACCCCGCGCGAGCGGGAGGCGAAAGCCAAAGTCATCGTCGACAGGGATCCAGTACCTACTTCGTTTGAGAAGTGGGGCAAGCCGGGTCACTTCGATCGGACTTTAGCTAAGGGACCCAAAACCACCACTTGGATTTGGAACCTTCACGCCGACGCTCACGATTTTGATAGTCATACCAGTGACCTAGAAGACATTTCGCGCAAAATCTTTAGTGCGCACTTCGGTCACCTAGCCGTCATCTTTATCTGGCTCAGCGGCATGTATTTCCATGGCGCTAAGTTTTCAAACTTCGAAGCCTGGATGACCAATCCCACGGGCATCAAGCCCAGTGCTCAGGTGGTCTGGCCGATCTTCGGTCAAGAAATCCTGAATGCTGATGTGGGTGGCGGTTTCCAGGGCATTCAAATCACCTCTGGCCTATTCCAGTACTGGCGCGCCGCTGGCATCACCAATGGCTTCCAGCTCTACGTCACCGCCATTGGGGCGCTAGTGATGGCGGCCCTGATGCTGTTCGCTGGCTGGTTCCACTACCACAAGGCCGCTCCCAAGCTGGAGTGGTTCCAAAACGTGGAATCAATGATGAACCACCACCTGGCTGGCTTGCTCGGTCTAGGCTGCCTTAGCTGGGCTGGTCACCAGATTCACGTGGCGCTGCCAGTTAATAAAATGCTGGATGCCGGTGTGGCTCCGCAGGATATTCCCCTGCCCCACCAGTTCATCCTGAATAAGAGTCTGATGGTTGACCTCTACCCCAGCTTTGCTGAGGGTCTGAAGCCCTTCTTCACCCTTAACTGGGGTGTGTACGCTGACTTCCTCACCTTCAAAGGTGGGCTCAACCCCGTGACCGGCGGCCTCTGGCTGTCCGACACCGCTCACCACCACCTGGCACTAGCCGTTCTCTTCATCGTTGCGGGCCACATGTACCGCACCAACTGGGGCATCGGCCACAGCATGAAGGAAATTCTAGAAGGCCACAAGGGTGACCCCCTCCTGTTTGGTGGCAAGGGCCACGATGGCCTGTACGAGAACCTGACCACCTCCTGGCATGCCCAGCTGGCGGTTAACCTGGCCATCCTGGGTTCCCTCACCATCATCGTGGCGCAACACATGTACGCCATGCCTCCCTATCCGTACCTCGCGACGGATTACCCCACTCAGCTGTCGCTGTTTACCCACCACATGTGGATTGGCGGCTTCTTGATTGTGGGTGCCGGTGCCCACGCTGCCATCTTCATGGTGCGTGACTACGATCCGGCCGTGAATATGGACAACGCGCTCGATCGCATGCTGCGCTCTCGCGATGCCATTATTTCTCACCTCAACTGGGTGTGTATTTTCCTCGGCTTCCACAGCTTTGGTCTATACATCCACAACGACACCATGCGTGCCCTGGGTCGTCCCCAAGACATGTTCTCTGACACGGCCATTAAGCTGCAGCCGGTCTTTGCCCAGTGGGTGCAAGGCTTGCACAGCGCCGCAGCCGGAGCTACTGCTCCTAATGCTATGGCCAGCGTCAGCCCCGTGTTCGGTGGCGATGTGGTCGCCGTGGCCGGCAAGGTAGCGATGATGCCCATGGCCCTCGGCACTGCCGACTTCATGGTGCACCACATCCACGCCTTCACCATCCACGTGACCGCGCTGATTCTGCTTAAAGGCGTGCTGTACGCCCGCAGCTCTCGACTCGTACCCGACAAAGGCGAACTGGGCTTCCGGTTCCCCTGCGACGGTCCCGGTCGGGGCGGCACCTGTCAGGTTTCCGCTTGGGACCACGTGTTCCTGGGCCTGTTCTGGATGTACAACTCCCTATCCATTGTGATCTTCCACTTCAGCTGGAAGATGCAGTCCGACATTTGGGGCACGGTGAGTCCCGATGGCACGGTAAGTCACATCACCGGCGGCAACTTTGCCCAAAGTGCAATCACCATCAACGGCTGGCTGCGCGACTTCCTGTGGGCGCAAGCCTCTCAGGTGATTGGTTCCTACGGTTCGGCGCTGTCGGCCTACGGTCTGCTGTTCTTGGGTGCCCACTTTGTTTGGGCCTTTAGCCTGATGTTCCTGTTCAGTGGTCGCGGCTACTGGCAAGAATTGATTGAGTCCATCGTCTGGGCTCACAGCAAGCTGAAGGTGGCTCCCGCTATTCAGCCTCGTGCTCTGAGCATTACTCAGGGGCGGGCTGTGGGTGTGGCTCACTACCTCCTAGGGGGTATTGCTACTACCTGGGCCTTCTTCCTGGCTCGAATCATCGCGGTGGGCTAG